One Cervus canadensis isolate Bull #8, Minnesota chromosome 1, ASM1932006v1, whole genome shotgun sequence genomic window carries:
- the NDUFAF8 gene encoding NADH dehydrogenase [ubiquinone] 1 alpha subcomplex assembly factor 8 — MSGNGAVWGRVRSRLRAFPECLAACGAEAAAYGRCVQASTAPGGCLKKDLCAQEFEALRSCFAAAAKKTLTGGR; from the exons ATGTCGGGGAACGGAGCTGTGTGGGGTCGCGTGCGAAGCCGCCTCCGCGCCTTCCCCGAGTGTCTAGCGGCCTGTGGGGCCGAG GCCGCCGCCTACGGCAGGTGCGTGCAGGCGTCCACGGCCCCGGGCGGCTGCTTGAAGAAGGATCTGTGTGCGCAGGAGTTCGAGGCTTTGCGGAGCTGCTTCGCTGCTGCG GCCAAGAAGACCCTGACAGGAGGCCGTTAG